The following coding sequences lie in one Capnocytophaga stomatis genomic window:
- a CDS encoding DUF4300 family protein yields MKKRNFVMTLLAIGFLGCQNPKPKASENVNISTENTEQPFLKSMEYSNLVDKATQEEVGEALIAAGIDKQLVSSFFENVNTFNQTVGEVGLVKEGFATSDDLIISYDEASIQTQWDEKNPEFIGYNCRITSFDMFRDLVSTGNPKGINSSNLFLDKDALNTNAKKVFSQEENERFLCLFSRVLTGYHKDVAQHLEKVKQAFKEREVHFPYKGDTSKASLISIFFHSAITDEPDDVFLFVGHVGVLVPMKDGKLLFVEKLAFQEPYQAIKFNNRTELNDYLMNRYDVEKGQPTAKPFIMENDELMQGYRPNPNNE; encoded by the coding sequence ATGAAGAAGAGAAATTTTGTTATGACATTATTGGCAATCGGATTTTTAGGATGTCAAAACCCGAAGCCCAAAGCATCGGAAAATGTTAATATTTCAACGGAAAACACCGAACAACCATTTTTAAAAAGTATGGAGTATTCCAACTTGGTGGATAAGGCCACTCAGGAAGAAGTCGGAGAGGCACTCATTGCGGCTGGTATTGACAAGCAGTTGGTTAGTTCGTTTTTTGAAAACGTAAATACGTTTAACCAAACTGTGGGTGAAGTAGGTTTGGTAAAGGAAGGTTTTGCCACTTCTGATGATTTGATAATCAGCTATGATGAGGCTTCAATACAAACCCAATGGGACGAAAAAAATCCTGAATTTATAGGTTATAATTGTCGTATTACGTCCTTCGATATGTTTCGTGATTTGGTTTCGACAGGCAATCCGAAGGGGATAAATTCAAGTAATTTGTTCCTTGACAAAGATGCCCTTAACACAAACGCCAAAAAAGTGTTTTCCCAAGAGGAAAACGAACGTTTTCTGTGTTTGTTTTCGCGTGTGCTTACGGGATATCACAAAGATGTTGCACAGCACTTGGAGAAGGTCAAACAGGCGTTTAAAGAGCGTGAAGTTCATTTTCCTTATAAAGGAGATACAAGTAAAGCCTCGCTTATCAGTATCTTTTTTCATTCGGCAATTACCGACGAACCCGATGATGTTTTCCTCTTCGTGGGGCACGTGGGCGTTTTGGTTCCGATGAAAGACGGAAAACTCTTGTTTGTTGAAAAATTGGCGTTTCAAGAGCCTTACCAAGCCATTAAATTTAACAATCGAACCGAGCTTAATGATTATTTGATGAATCGTTATGATGTTGAAAAAGGACAACCCACAGCCAAACCTTTTATTATGGAAAATGACGAACTAATGCAAGGTTATCGTCCTAATCCGAATAATGAATAA
- a CDS encoding SusC/RagA family TonB-linked outer membrane protein produces MMKLRLILIFVLFLGALHSSFAQKIMVSGTVKDENGVALIGATVAIKGTRIGVATDFDGVYTIGLDAGQTLIFSFIGTQTQEHKITKSNNALHIVLQYEAEALDDVVVVGYGSAKKIGTTIGSVAKVAGKDLAESPTPNVLDALQGKVAGLTINATSGKPGSAPIVLLHGLGTLSDVNASGKDGLGSTPLYVVDGLPVDDGLVASLNPDDFESVTVLKDASATSIYGARAAYGVIYVTTKKGGFEQPTEVSVSSQIGFSQISSYKFYDNLLTSSEYVDYMLDLGHLPNKDVADIFRQQYKGNTRWDKIYFKPNSLTAQNNVSVMGGGKKVSYYFSGSNFKQGGNRYGSDYERYSLRANIDSRIKDWLSAGLSLSVGHSISTSNGGNRGNYGGVMALPIYEAYDEEGRLVDYVTTIYGNRFYLPQYTASKLLSNGGNTNIVPNFYVTLKPIDNLIFKTQAGLQYSVSVGENKILPSYDQSGGIGQVSRTFGEHINKTLTNTLEYKFRIGDKSFFTALLGQESVSNDSKGFSASSSGQVADGLTTLLQGKKEPRVGDSRDVSTYNSFFSRVDYSYDGRYFIDFSGRRDGSSTFGRNNRYANFWSAGLMWNAKNEAFLKDVSWLDELRFKISTGTAGSKGGAGSYGSYSRLDFGQYREQASYHLSNLGNPDLRWEKQDKTTIGMNLGLFNRVKLEVDLYQRVIRDMYYTLPLPMISGFGRYPTNLAKLQNRGADVTLYLDVIKDTKNKLYVSPYVNFNYNDMRILELFVGNQQIPEDEYSTGYEVGSQLMIFAPIFKRVNPDNGDPEWYVPGEDKMKTTTDDTQITTKFDRVTLNQNTGKTAYAPWNGGFGLNASYKGLSLQMGFAFSYGKYQANQDRYHTESSSAFAYNVSRESLNYWKQPGDNVSLPRKELQFVQYDSRLLEDASFIRLKNINVGYSLPKEVMETIPFFTHLRFFATGRNLLTFTNYTGADPEFGILLSQGGYPNTRQYTFGVEFKF; encoded by the coding sequence ATGATGAAATTGCGTTTAATTTTAATTTTCGTGTTGTTTCTGGGGGCTTTGCACAGCAGTTTTGCCCAGAAGATAATGGTAAGCGGAACCGTAAAGGATGAAAACGGAGTTGCTTTGATTGGTGCTACCGTTGCAATTAAAGGAACCCGCATTGGTGTAGCAACGGATTTTGATGGAGTTTACACCATTGGATTGGATGCGGGGCAAACATTAATTTTTTCCTTTATAGGAACACAAACACAGGAACACAAAATAACCAAATCAAACAACGCTTTGCATATCGTTTTGCAATACGAAGCGGAGGCATTGGACGATGTGGTGGTAGTAGGATACGGAAGTGCTAAAAAGATAGGCACTACCATAGGTTCGGTGGCAAAAGTAGCGGGAAAAGACTTGGCGGAATCGCCCACGCCGAACGTGTTGGACGCTTTGCAAGGAAAGGTAGCGGGGCTTACTATCAATGCTACTTCGGGCAAACCAGGCTCAGCACCCATTGTGTTACTACACGGATTGGGAACGCTCAGTGATGTAAATGCTTCTGGTAAAGATGGGCTGGGAAGTACGCCTCTTTACGTGGTGGACGGACTGCCCGTAGATGATGGTTTGGTGGCCTCTTTGAATCCTGATGATTTTGAGAGTGTTACGGTTTTGAAAGATGCTTCGGCAACCTCCATTTATGGGGCCCGTGCGGCTTATGGGGTAATTTACGTTACTACCAAAAAGGGAGGTTTTGAGCAGCCTACCGAAGTGTCAGTAAGTTCGCAAATCGGGTTTTCACAAATATCGTCTTACAAATTCTACGATAATCTTTTGACCTCTTCGGAATATGTTGATTATATGCTGGATTTGGGGCATTTGCCCAATAAAGATGTTGCTGATATATTCCGACAACAATACAAAGGCAATACACGTTGGGATAAAATTTATTTCAAACCCAATTCTTTAACAGCACAGAATAATGTGTCTGTTATGGGAGGAGGTAAAAAGGTATCTTATTATTTTTCAGGCTCAAATTTTAAGCAGGGAGGAAATCGATATGGTTCTGATTATGAGCGATATTCTTTGCGTGCGAATATTGATTCTCGTATAAAAGATTGGTTGTCGGCAGGGCTTAGTCTGTCAGTGGGGCATAGTATAAGCACCAGTAATGGCGGAAACAGAGGCAACTACGGTGGTGTGATGGCACTTCCCATTTACGAAGCCTATGATGAAGAAGGCCGGCTTGTAGATTATGTAACCACCATATACGGAAATCGTTTTTATCTTCCTCAATATACGGCGTCAAAATTGCTTAGCAATGGTGGTAACACTAATATTGTACCAAATTTCTACGTAACTTTAAAACCGATAGATAATTTGATTTTTAAAACACAGGCAGGATTGCAATATTCTGTTTCTGTTGGAGAAAATAAAATTTTACCTTCGTATGATCAATCAGGAGGAATCGGACAGGTTTCGCGTACTTTCGGAGAACATATTAACAAGACACTGACCAATACGTTGGAATACAAATTTCGAATTGGGGATAAGAGTTTTTTCACGGCGTTGTTAGGGCAAGAGTCGGTTAGTAATGATTCTAAGGGTTTTTCGGCTTCTTCATCAGGACAGGTTGCAGATGGACTGACAACACTCTTACAGGGAAAAAAAGAACCCCGAGTGGGGGATAGCAGAGACGTATCTACTTATAATTCATTCTTTTCAAGAGTAGATTATTCGTATGACGGGCGTTATTTCATAGATTTCTCTGGACGTAGAGACGGGTCTTCTACTTTTGGTAGAAACAATCGGTATGCCAATTTTTGGTCGGCAGGGTTGATGTGGAATGCTAAAAACGAGGCGTTTTTAAAAGACGTTTCGTGGCTTGACGAACTTCGCTTCAAAATCAGTACAGGAACTGCCGGAAGTAAAGGAGGGGCAGGAAGTTATGGTAGTTATTCAAGACTGGACTTCGGACAATACAGAGAGCAAGCCTCTTACCATTTGAGTAATTTGGGAAATCCGGATTTGCGTTGGGAAAAACAAGACAAAACCACCATCGGTATGAACTTGGGCTTGTTCAATCGTGTTAAGTTGGAGGTAGATTTGTATCAACGTGTTATTAGAGATATGTATTATACGTTGCCTCTCCCGATGATTAGTGGATTTGGTCGGTATCCTACGAATTTGGCAAAATTACAGAACAGAGGAGCTGACGTAACCTTGTATTTAGACGTTATTAAAGATACTAAAAATAAATTGTATGTATCCCCTTACGTTAATTTTAACTATAACGATATGAGGATTTTAGAGCTTTTTGTAGGAAATCAACAAATTCCTGAGGACGAGTACAGCACAGGTTACGAAGTCGGAAGCCAATTGATGATTTTTGCTCCTATTTTCAAAAGAGTAAATCCTGATAACGGAGACCCAGAGTGGTATGTGCCTGGTGAAGATAAGATGAAAACCACCACTGATGACACTCAAATTACCACCAAGTTTGATCGGGTAACACTCAACCAAAACACAGGTAAAACAGCCTATGCACCTTGGAATGGAGGTTTCGGACTTAATGCTTCTTATAAAGGGCTTTCTTTACAGATGGGATTTGCTTTTTCTTACGGAAAATATCAGGCCAATCAGGATAGATACCATACAGAAAGTAGTTCCGCTTTTGCGTATAATGTAAGCAGAGAATCGTTAAATTATTGGAAACAACCAGGCGACAATGTAAGTCTTCCACGTAAGGAACTGCAATTTGTGCAGTATGACTCACGCTTACTTGAAGATGCGTCGTTTATTCGCTTGAAAAACATAAATGTAGGGTATTCACTTCCCAAAGAGGTTATGGAAACTATTCCTTTCTTCACGCATTTACGTTTCTTTGCGACAGGGCGTAATTTATTGACATTTACTAATTATACAGGAGCCGACCCTGAATTCGGTATATTGCTTTCACAGGGAGGTTACCCCAATACGCGTCAATACACCTTTGGGGTAGAATTCAAATTTTAA
- a CDS encoding RagB/SusD family nutrient uptake outer membrane protein: protein MKIKNIIVGGVSSLLLVGCFNLDQYPHDSFANEDSFNTINDARFWMNGMYENLRGSTHGVYMTSPELQTDLIDISLGAFGGNIYTWEEFTASEPVVQNIWRKYYQNIANINNCIEGFNQIKLESEKEREELTLCKGELHLTRALYYSKLATLFCKSYDPATSKADLGLPLQKNFLVKHTDLPGRSSLEETYDFILQDITEAEKYLQGSQNEEGSQYMTSDAALLLKARMLLYKREWKQAYDVATSLIQSGSYPLVSSENALRRVWADDAKQETIVQLYASATERVDDGARNDSYTGEYVYTYQGTDYQTFTPAFLPNQWVLDLYEDTDIRKSAYYTQKRIRKGDTDDLKDLYLVYKYPGNPRLRTAKAAKAEHAPKIFRIAEAYLIAAEAAYMNNQADNATQYLNLLRTARKASNITVTGAELLEEIKKERVRELAYEGYRLMDLKRWKEGVDRTIRPAQDIDFIRNNPPEQYKMLKKSADDYRMVWPIPSAEIARMKNKLKQNSGW from the coding sequence ATGAAGATTAAAAATATAATAGTAGGAGGTGTATCATCACTCTTGCTGGTGGGATGTTTCAATTTAGACCAGTATCCGCACGATTCGTTTGCCAATGAGGATTCGTTCAACACGATAAACGATGCACGTTTTTGGATGAACGGGATGTACGAAAATTTGAGGGGGTCCACCCACGGGGTGTATATGACTTCTCCCGAACTACAAACCGATCTTATAGATATTAGTTTGGGAGCTTTTGGGGGCAATATATACACTTGGGAAGAATTCACCGCTTCTGAGCCTGTGGTTCAAAATATTTGGAGAAAGTACTATCAGAACATAGCGAATATAAATAACTGCATCGAAGGTTTTAACCAAATCAAACTCGAATCGGAAAAGGAGCGAGAAGAACTTACTCTCTGTAAAGGAGAATTACATTTAACCAGAGCGTTATATTACTCCAAGTTGGCTACTCTATTTTGCAAATCGTATGACCCAGCGACTTCAAAAGCCGATTTGGGGTTGCCCTTGCAAAAGAATTTCTTGGTAAAACATACTGATTTGCCTGGTAGGAGTTCTTTGGAGGAGACGTATGATTTCATTTTGCAGGACATAACCGAAGCGGAAAAGTATCTTCAAGGAAGCCAAAACGAAGAAGGCTCGCAGTATATGACCTCTGATGCAGCTTTGTTGCTCAAAGCTCGTATGTTATTATACAAAAGGGAATGGAAGCAAGCCTATGATGTTGCCACTTCGCTTATTCAGTCAGGTAGCTATCCCTTGGTAAGTTCGGAGAATGCTTTGCGAAGGGTATGGGCAGACGATGCCAAACAAGAAACCATTGTGCAGCTGTATGCTTCTGCCACAGAGAGAGTTGATGATGGTGCTCGAAATGATTCATATACAGGGGAATACGTATATACTTATCAAGGAACAGACTATCAAACCTTTACGCCTGCTTTTCTTCCTAATCAATGGGTATTGGATTTGTATGAAGATACCGATATCCGAAAATCGGCATATTATACGCAAAAACGAATCCGAAAAGGGGATACGGATGATTTGAAAGACCTCTACTTGGTGTACAAATATCCAGGGAATCCTAGATTACGTACGGCAAAAGCGGCAAAAGCAGAGCACGCACCAAAAATTTTCCGTATAGCAGAAGCCTACTTGATAGCTGCCGAAGCGGCGTATATGAACAACCAAGCAGACAATGCTACTCAATATCTGAATTTGCTCAGAACGGCTCGTAAGGCAAGTAATATAACTGTTACAGGAGCAGAATTGTTGGAAGAAATCAAAAAAGAACGCGTACGTGAATTGGCTTACGAAGGTTATCGCCTAATGGATTTAAAACGATGGAAGGAAGGGGTTGACCGTACAATCCGTCCAGCACAAGATATTGATTTTATTCGGAATAATCCGCCAGAGCAATACAAAATGCTTAAAAAATCGGCGGACGATTATCGAATGGTTTGGCCAATTCCTTCCGCAGAAATTGCACGGATGAAGAACAAACTCAAACAAAATTCAGGCTGGTAG